One genomic segment of Coffea arabica cultivar ET-39 chromosome 6e, Coffea Arabica ET-39 HiFi, whole genome shotgun sequence includes these proteins:
- the LOC140009452 gene encoding vacuolar protein sorting-associated protein 32 homolog 2-like: MFTRIFGKPKQETNAVTTLDKLNETLEMLEKKEKVLQKKASAEVEKAKEFTRAKNKRAAIQCLKRKRLYEQQIEQLGNFQLRIHDQMIMLEGAKATTETVDALRTGASAMKAMQKATNIDDVDKTMDEINEQTENMKQIQEALATPIGAAADFDEDELEAELEELEGAELEEQLLQPAINTPAAPVHAPTPAGRQPARPAPQKQSAEEDELAALQAEMAL, translated from the exons ATGTTTACTAGAATATTCGGCAAGCCAAAGCAGGAGACTAATGCTGTCACAactttggataaattaaatgag ACTTTAGAGATGCTAGAAAAGAAGGAGAAAGTTCTTCAGAAGAAGGCATCTGCAGAGGTTGAAAAGGCTAAGGAATTCACCAGAGCAAAAAACAAGAGGG CGGCCATCCAATGTTTAAAGAGGAAAAGGCTCTATGAACAGCAAATTGAGCAGCTTGGTAATTTCCAGTTGCGCATCCATGATCag ATGATCATGCTAGAAGGTGCAAAAGCTACAACAGAAACTGTTGATGCCTTGAGAACTGGTGCATCAGCAATGAAAGCAATGCAGAAAGCAAC AAATATTGATGATGTGGATAAGACAATGGATGAAATAAATGAGCAGACAGAGAATATGAAACAGATACAGGAAGCTTTGGCTACTCCTATTGGTGCAGCAGCTGATTTTGATGAG GATGAATTGGAGGCAGAACTTGAAGAATTGGAAGGCGCTGAGTTGGAAGAGCAGCTTCTTCAGCCTGCAATTAATACCCCCGCGGCACCTGTGCATGCTCCTACACCAGCTGGCAGGCAACCAGCTCGCCCTGCTCCTCAGAAGCAATCAGCTGAGGAAGATGAACTTGCTGCATTGCAAGCAGAAATGGCTCTTTGA